In Chloroflexota bacterium, one genomic interval encodes:
- a CDS encoding LLM class F420-dependent oxidoreductase: MTKIGAIFPQTEIGNDTGAIREYAQTTESLGFDFLLAFDHVLGANSASHPELTGPYRHTDAFHEPFVLFGYLAAVTDSIELATGIIILPQRQTALVAKQAAAVDVLSNGRLRLGIGVGWNYVEYEALNENWRNRGARSEEQIDVMRQLWTNELITYEGKWHKITDAGILPLPVQRPIPVWLGGASDRTIRRIVNIGDGWILTGRPDDRAKGLIETLHTYANEAGRDIASIGLEGWVSASIGGPDDWAKEAEDWKALGATHVSLNTMRAGFDTPAAHIDAITRFKEATSGL; encoded by the coding sequence ATGACCAAGATAGGCGCGATTTTCCCACAGACGGAGATAGGCAACGACACCGGCGCAATACGCGAATACGCTCAGACGACCGAATCGCTCGGATTCGATTTCCTGCTGGCGTTCGACCATGTGCTGGGCGCGAACTCCGCCTCGCATCCTGAATTGACCGGACCATATCGGCACACGGACGCATTCCATGAGCCGTTCGTGTTGTTCGGCTATCTGGCGGCAGTCACCGACAGCATCGAACTCGCCACCGGCATCATCATACTGCCGCAGCGCCAGACCGCGCTCGTCGCCAAGCAGGCGGCGGCGGTGGATGTGCTCAGCAACGGCAGGCTGCGGCTGGGCATCGGCGTTGGCTGGAACTATGTGGAATACGAGGCGCTCAACGAAAACTGGCGCAACCGCGGCGCGCGCTCCGAAGAGCAGATCGATGTGATGCGTCAACTGTGGACGAACGAACTCATCACCTACGAAGGCAAGTGGCACAAGATAACGGACGCCGGCATATTGCCGTTGCCGGTGCAGCGTCCCATACCCGTGTGGCTAGGCGGCGCGTCCGACCGCACAATCCGCCGCATCGTCAACATCGGCGACGGATGGATACTCACAGGACGACCGGACGACCGCGCGAAGGGGCTTATCGAAACGCTGCACACCTACGCCAACGAAGCGGGGCGCGACATCGCAAGCATAGGTCTCGAAGGCTGGGTATCGGCAAGCATCGGTGGCCCCGACGACTGGGCGAAGGAAGCCGAAGACTGGAAGGCGCTTGGCGCGACGCATGTGTCCCTGAACACGATGCGCGCCGGTTTCGACACACCCGCAGCGCACATTGACGCCATAACCCGCTTCAAGGAAGCGACATCGGGCCTGTAA
- the gcvT gene encoding glycine cleavage system aminomethyltransferase GcvT, whose protein sequence is MTDNNELRQTSLYDTHVSLGARIVPFGGWAMPIQYDSILREARAVRSNVGLFDVSHMGRLKIQGSGAARLLSRVLSVGAISMRPTRARYCLICNEEGGIIDDCIVYRNGEEDFLLVPNAANTATVIDWLNRWNTQPDTVSITNITTETAMIAVQGPQAIPMLNGITADDISDVLPFRTATTQIDGVETMLAHTGYTGEDGFELIVPAEDAPRIWLRLVESGAASCGLGARDVLRLEAGLLLHGNDMSVDVNPYEAGLARFVNPDRRGYVAREALLRARDEGVDKSLVGFFMTGRGIARHGHSIYHEGECIGEVTSGSPSPLLDRNIGLGYVAADFSEVGTRLQIDIRGRLVDAEVTSLPFYIRSI, encoded by the coding sequence ATGACAGACAACAACGAACTCCGGCAGACTTCCCTATACGATACGCATGTATCGCTTGGCGCGCGCATCGTGCCGTTTGGTGGATGGGCTATGCCCATTCAGTACGACAGCATCTTGCGGGAAGCACGAGCGGTGCGTTCCAATGTCGGCTTGTTCGATGTGTCGCACATGGGCAGACTGAAGATTCAGGGCAGCGGCGCGGCGCGGCTGCTCAGTCGCGTGCTCAGCGTCGGCGCGATTTCGATGCGGCCAACGCGCGCGCGGTACTGCCTTATCTGCAACGAAGAGGGCGGTATCATTGACGACTGCATCGTGTATCGCAACGGTGAGGAGGACTTTCTGCTCGTGCCTAATGCGGCGAATACCGCCACGGTCATAGACTGGCTGAATCGATGGAATACGCAGCCGGATACGGTCAGCATCACGAACATCACCACAGAGACGGCGATGATTGCGGTGCAAGGTCCGCAGGCGATCCCGATGCTGAACGGCATCACTGCGGACGACATCTCAGACGTGCTGCCGTTCCGCACGGCGACGACGCAGATAGACGGCGTGGAAACAATGCTGGCGCACACCGGCTACACGGGCGAAGACGGCTTCGAGCTCATCGTTCCCGCCGAAGACGCGCCGCGTATATGGTTGCGCCTAGTCGAGAGCGGCGCGGCGTCTTGCGGGCTTGGCGCGCGCGATGTGCTGCGGCTCGAAGCGGGCTTGCTGCTGCACGGCAACGACATGAGCGTGGATGTCAACCCATACGAGGCAGGTCTGGCGCGCTTCGTCAACCCGGACAGGCGCGGCTATGTCGCACGCGAAGCGTTGCTGCGGGCGCGCGACGAAGGCGTAGATAAGTCCCTTGTCGGCTTCTTCATGACAGGTCGCGGTATCGCGCGGCACGGGCACAGCATATACCACGAAGGCGAGTGCATAGGCGAGGTTACGAGCGGCAGCCCTTCGCCGCTGCTTGACAGAAACATAGGCTTGGGATATGTTGCTGCTGACTTCTCGGAGGTTGGCACGCGCCTGCAAATTGACATCCGCGGCCGCCTAGTTGACGCTGAAGTTACCAGCCTTCCATTCTACATACGGAGCATATAG
- the gcvH gene encoding glycine cleavage system protein GcvH translates to MTPENLKYSQEHEWVRMESDGVAVVGITEFAAESLGDVVFVELPALGDALEQFEKMGEIESVKAVSDLYSPVSGTVSQRNDELLDAPELVNDSPYDSGWMLHVELSDNGELDMLMSHAEYQAMLEAQN, encoded by the coding sequence ATGACGCCTGAAAATCTCAAGTACTCGCAAGAGCACGAATGGGTTCGCATGGAGTCTGACGGCGTTGCAGTCGTCGGCATTACGGAGTTCGCAGCCGAAAGCCTGGGCGATGTTGTGTTCGTTGAGCTGCCCGCGCTTGGCGACGCGCTCGAGCAGTTCGAAAAAATGGGAGAGATCGAATCGGTCAAAGCGGTGTCGGACTTGTATTCGCCCGTATCGGGCACGGTATCGCAGCGTAACGACGAATTGCTGGATGCGCCCGAGTTGGTCAACGACAGCCCATACGACTCGGGCTGGATGCTGCATGTCGAACTCTCCGACAACGGCGAGCTAGACATGCTAATGAGCCACGCCGAGTACCAGGCAATGCTTGAAGCGCAGAACTAG